The Methanohalophilus portucalensis DNA window TCCTGTTTACTTACAATATTATATTTTATAAGGTTTTCTAATTATGGTCAACTTATATCTCTAAATAACAGGTCTTCCATATATTTGGAAAGGCTTTAATAGCATAGACTATTTTATAGGAATAACGAAGTTATTTAGTGGTCCTTATGCCCGAAAAAGAACTTGACGATAAGATACTCAGTCTTCTTGAAAAGAATCCGGCCCTTTCTGCAGTCGAACTGGCAGATGTACTGAACGTATCTGAAAAAGCAGTACAAGCAAGACTTGGAGAGATGGGAGATTCCAGGCAAACTATCCTGATAATAGATGACGAGCCCGATGCTATAATTGCTGCAAAAAGAGCATTGCAAGCAGAAGGATATAATGTTATTGAGGCCTATAACGGGAAAACCGGTCTCGAAGCAATTGAGGAAAAAACACCCGACCTTATCCTCCTGGATGTAATGATGCCGGACATGGATGGTTTTGAAGTGTGCAAACACCTGAAAGAAGATGAACTGCATAACCACATACCTATAATAATGCTTACCGCAAAAGGTGAAGTTGATGACCGGGTAGAAGGAATTGAGACAGGTGCAGACGATTATATTACAAAACCTTTCAACCTGAGAGAACTGAAGGCCCGCATTAGAATGGTATTACGCCGGAAACAAGACTGATCATTCCCATGTTTTTCAGTAATCGACGATATAACATAATAATCATAACTTTCATTGCCCTTCTTTTTATAGGTTCTGTTATTTTTTTGGGGGCACGTTCAAACCTCGAGGTACAGGAAATCTTTGAGGAGCAATATACAGAACAACAGACCCTCAATGCAAGACAAATATCATCGGGCGTCACAGAATTTCTGAATGAGAAGATCGTAGCCCTGGAAGTAATAGCAGGTGCTGAAAATGGAGTTCCTGATGACTTCTATATGAGATCTTTCAAATCCCTGTACGAAAGGTCACAGGGATTTTATGCCCTTCAGTATATCGATGAAAACGGCACCATTGCCTCTGGTTATCCTGAAGATAGAACACCCCTGGGATATAACCTGTATGAAAACAACATGGATCAAGCTTTCCAAAAAACAAAAACAATGGGCAGGACCTATATTACCAATCCTACATACACGTTTGAAGACGAACTTGCAATGTATGTTTGGGTTCCCGTCTATTCTGGAAATGATTTTAAAGGAACGGTCCTGGCAATAATACGTATCGAGGAAATCACAGAAAGGGTCATACAAAGTTATGATTCATCTGCCGGTTATGTCTATATTATCGACGACAGAGGGAATCTGCTGTATCACAGTGACAACCCGAATGAAACAGGGAAAAATTATTTTGACATTCTCAATGAGCCCGATCAGGACCGTCTTTACATACTTGGGGAACAGACGGAAGGAAAAGAAGGTACAGGACGTTTTGAGGAACTCAATGAAAACAATGGACTGGAAGAAAAACTCGTATCATATGTACCAATAAAATGGTACAATCAAGTATGGTCTGTGGGTGTTGTGACACCAGTACCTTTCATAACCTCAATTGTACGCTCCATATACCTGAAACAGGCAACCTTCATGATAATAACGACATTTTTCATCTTGTTCTTCACCTCATTAATATCATTGATCTTTTTATCCTGGAATCGTAAACTGGAGGAAGAAGTACATAAAAAAACCGAACTACTTGAAAATTCCAACCAGCGCTTGCAAAAACTCAACCGCGTGAAAAATGAATTCCTGTCCATGGTATCACATGAATTGAAAACTCCTCTCACAGCCATGCGCACATCAAGTGAATTCCTCCGGGAAGAAGAATGTGACAAAGAAACACAGGAAGAAATGCTTGACCTCATTATCCGCAATATAGACAGGCAATCCAGAATGGTTGATGATCTGCTTGATATTTCCCGCATTGAATCAGGCAGGATGGTTTTCAAAGAGGAAAAGATCAACCTCAAAGAAATCATTGATAATGCAATCCAGATGATGGAACCGATGGCAACAAAAAATGGAATTAGAATTGAAAGAGATTTGGATAATGATTCCCGGGTCAAAGCAGATAAAGATAAACTGTTGAGGGTTTTTGTCAATTTGCTCAACAACGCTATCAAATTCACAGCCAATAAAGGTGAAAACATAAAAATTGAAACTGAAGAAGCGGGAGATTTCGTGGAAATAAGTGTCATAGACAGTGGTATAGGCATACCTGAAAAAGAGCAGGATAAAATATTTGAAAAATTCTATCAGGTAGACAGTACCTCCCGCCGCAAAGTGGGGGGTAGTGGCCTTGGGCTTGCGATTATCAAAGGAATAATAGAAGGCCAGGGTGGTTCCATAAGGGTAAAAAGTGAGCCAGGACTTGGCAGCACATTTACATTTACATTGAGGAAGTGGGAAGAATGAAAAAAATAGTAATGATATGTGTAGTTCTGTTCTTGTTGACAGCAGGATGCCTGCATGATTCAGAAGAACAACGTACAAAGGAATATGCAGACCCCATTGCAAACCAGCTTATCAGGGGGATGCAACAGGACAATTACACGCTTTTTTCGGAAAAATTCACACCTACTATGAAAAAGGCCCTGCCAGAGGAAACCTTCTATGAAGTGAACGGGATGTTGATGTCCACCGTAGGCAAGCCTGTATCACTGGAATTTCTCAAGTCTGTTGAAGGAGAGAGGTTTGTAACTATTGTTTATACCGTTACATTTGAAGACGGTTCTGAAGGATTGTTCAGTATCGCCTTAAAAGAAGAAAATGGGGAAACAAAGGTTGCTGGTGCCTGGATCGATTCCCCGAAATTGCGTCAGGAACAGGAAAATGTGACCCTTTAAGGGGTCACTCATATCGCAGTGCATCCAGAGGATTCATCATTGATGATTTTTAGCTGGTATACTTTTGCATTTCAAAAGTAACCGTCCCGATGTCACCTGGAAGCAATGCTTGTGGTTCCACACTGTAACTTACCGCTACTGTTGGACTTATCTCTGTATCGGCAAAAGCTGTCGATGAAATAAAAAAGAAAAGAAGAAATAGGGTAAATACTACTTTTTTCACGCAATCCCTCCAATATAACTAATGAGGGAATAGAGAATAAGGAGACCGATAGGAATTCCTACAGAAATCAAGGCCCCACGAAGGTTTAAGTTACGTGCATTCTTGAGACCAAAAATCCAGATATTGGCACTCCACAGTTGGAATATGATACCAACAAGTGTTGCAACCTGCATTATGGGATCATTGGAAAGCATCTGGGCTATCTGTGCGGGATTTGCAGAAGATGCCCGGAGAGAATCTGATACCTGGTTTATAGCATACAGACCAAAGATAGAATTCAATAGAACCGGGATGTAACCATAACCGACAAACTCAAGGCTGCGCTTAAATGAGCCTTCTCCGCCAAACAGGGCTGACAGTCCATAGAAAACTGCTGTGTAGATCGGCCATAAGACAAGGACGCCAAGGAATCCTCCCACAGCAACAAAAATTGCACCCGCTCCTGCAAATCCTCCCCCAACAGCTGCGGATGACAAAATTGCCTTTACCATTATATAACCAGAAATTGCTCCCATCAAGGCATTCAGAACCACAATGAGAGCAGGCATTTTAAACTGAATTCTTTCCGTCATTTTTTCTTTGAAGAAACTGTCAGGGTTTGTAAGTACATTGATGATTTCACTCATAGAATTACCTCATAAAATAATAAAATTTAAAGTTGCCAGAAGAAGCGAAATACTGAGAGGGGGTATTAAGGTGGCATCAATACGGATTGATGGTGCAGTATCCTTCATCTGGCAACATAGAAAGAATAGACTATATAATTAATAAACCTTTCTATATTTAGACAAGCAAGGGTTATAAAAGTCGTTTGTTTTGATATACTTAGTACTCTAAAAAACCTATTAACTAAACTCACCTTTCCAACGAACCAGTTATAAATGGGAGTAGGGAACCGGACACATAACCAACATAGTGTACGAGAACATTAGTGCGCACACCATCCGGAGAAATTATATTTCCAGGGAAAAGAAATGCAGACGTAGCCGGAAGGAGGATAATAATAGATACTGCAGTTACGATCTCAATAAATCTTTCCTGTTTTTTTCTTTCCCAGGGACGATGGATCAAATCCAGATTTTCCTGATTCCATCTACTCAGGATTAATTCGGCCCGGGAAAAAATCCGATGCAACACTTCCTGACCCTTTATAATATTGGCAAATACAATAAAGGAGCAAAAAATTACCAGCCATAAATTTCCATAAGTAAGGGATATGATCACAAGATTGGTACAGAGTGCTGCAAATAGAAGATGAATAGGGTTACCAGTACTCCATTTCCCTGCCATATAGGCAAATGTGGAATATAAAAGATAACCAAACATCGCTGCTACAATGCCGGACATACCAGTAACGGTACCTGCCGAGGGAACACCCCGGAGTGTTAATATTGAGAACAGGATGGGAAGGAGGAGAAAAATGAGTAACATGTGAATTCTAAACTTTATACGTTCAAAATTCAGGGCTATAATAAGAGGCATTACAAACAGATAACTTCGCATATTGGAAAGCAGATGGGACAAATCTACATGTGAATAATTTGATAATAACATGGGCAATCTAGACGGATCATTGGAATCGAGGACAAAATACGTTGCAAGAGAAGGATCCGATAAAAGGAGGAAGTAAATCACAATGTTTAACCACGGCATAAAAAGAAGGAATACAAAAAAATCTACAGGATCATGCAGTATATTATCAAGCAATGGCTTATCCATTTCTTCTTCTACAAAAGAAAAAAAATGCCTAACATCACTCATATATACACATTAAAAAAAGCTGTATAAATAAGCTGTACCGGGACAAAATAAAAACTAATAAAACTCATAGCAGAAACAACTGTGTGAATCTAACTCAATTTTATTCATTGAATAAATCACTTTATATCTCTTAATAAGCAGATAAGGTGAGAGGATATATAGATACCTTTAACTGCGAACCATTTTGAAGTCTAATGATGTCGTTTTTAAACTAAGAACCAGTTGTGCAATAAAAATGCAAAACTTATATATTAAGCAGTAATGTGCCATAAACATAATATCTTCACATTTAACAAACAAGGAATACAAAAATGAAAATTGAAGAAATAAACCAGATGGGAAAAGAATTGAAAGACCTTTTAAAACTCAAAAATCCACCAGTAGCTGTTGCGCTTGTGCCTGAAACTCATGAAGTACCTGAAGGTATCAATAAAGTTGAAGAAAAAATGAGACACTGCCAGATGGTAGACAAAGTTCGCAAAGAGGAAAGCGAATTCTATGCCCTGGTTGATGACCAGCAATGCAAAGGAGGTGCAGCTGTTATGGGACTACAGGAAATGGCACCCAAACTTGCCAACGGGGATGTCTATTACAACCTGAACAGGTATAAAACAATCAACTCCGCAAGACGTACTATGCAACAGGTTCCCAGACTCAAAGCAGGGTCTACAAAAGCAGTATTATATGGTCCTCTGGACAAGGTGAGCTTCATCCCGGATGTGGTACTTGTTATTGATACACCTAAAAAGGCAATGCAACTCTCACAGGCCCTTTTGCACCGTTTCGGTGGCCGTGTGAATGCAAACTTCGCGGGAATCCAGAGTCTTTGTGCTGACGGAGTTGTCCAGCCTTATAAAGATGGACACATAAGTGCATCTCTGGGATGTGGCGGAAGTCGAAAGTATGCCAATGTTGCAGAAGATGAAATGATAATCGGCATCCCTGTGGAAAGGCTGCATGATATGATAGAAGCAGCTCATGAGATGTTTGGCTGAAATCTCTGTACCTTATTTTACCTTAATCGGGGTGGCATCTATACACCTTAGATCACCTCATTTTAATTTGAATTAATAATAAATTTTGTTTTTACCCTTCAGTTCTCTTTGTCAAGACAATTCACAATCGTTAACTATAAATATACGCAAGCGCACATCTATATGTGTAACAAATACCTTACACATGTATTTAATAAAATGGTGATGGAAATGGAAAATAAAACAATTGTACTGCTTGCAGGTACCATTATTATCGGTATAATGCTGATAGGGACCGTTTCAGCCCACTTGGCTAGTGGTGGATATGGGATGACCGACTCCCGAAACAGTGGTTATGTCGATGGCAGTGGAGCAGGTTATTACTGCAACTATGGCTATGGGCAGGGATATAATGCCAACGGGGTTGATTCAGCTGAGGATGCAACATCAGTGATTACCGAAGATGAAGCAATCTCAATTTTTGAAGAAGCTACAGGCATCAATGTAAAAGATGAAAATGTCTATCAGATGGGACGCTGGTTTGTAATCAACTACATTGATCAGGACACTATTAAACAGGGACGTGTAGATTCAATAACAGAAGATGTAATCGAGGATCTTTCGTCCTATGCAACGCAGGAATCCTATGAATACCAGAATAATTACAGGTACCAGAGAGGAGCTGGTGGCTGCATAGGCTACCGTTAATCCTCCATATTCTTTTTATTTAGAGGTGACACAATAATATGATGTTTGGTAATATGATGTATGGCACAGGTTTCTCAGTATGGGGAATGATACTAAATTTCCTCCTGATCTTACTAGCCATAGGCTTGGTTGTTTCACTTTTGAACAGAGGTGGCACAATGTGTTGTGGGAGCCAGAATACGCCACGCAATGAAGCTATAAATGCTGAAAGCCAGAATAAAGCAGACACGGAGCGTTTAAACAGGCTGGAAAAAGAGGTCAAAGACACAAAAAAGATGATTGAAGAAATAAAGGATAAATTTGATGAAGTCTAATTATTGGACAAATGAATCTTTTAC harbors:
- a CDS encoding sensor histidine kinase encodes the protein MFFSNRRYNIIIITFIALLFIGSVIFLGARSNLEVQEIFEEQYTEQQTLNARQISSGVTEFLNEKIVALEVIAGAENGVPDDFYMRSFKSLYERSQGFYALQYIDENGTIASGYPEDRTPLGYNLYENNMDQAFQKTKTMGRTYITNPTYTFEDELAMYVWVPVYSGNDFKGTVLAIIRIEEITERVIQSYDSSAGYVYIIDDRGNLLYHSDNPNETGKNYFDILNEPDQDRLYILGEQTEGKEGTGRFEELNENNGLEEKLVSYVPIKWYNQVWSVGVVTPVPFITSIVRSIYLKQATFMIITTFFILFFTSLISLIFLSWNRKLEEEVHKKTELLENSNQRLQKLNRVKNEFLSMVSHELKTPLTAMRTSSEFLREEECDKETQEEMLDLIIRNIDRQSRMVDDLLDISRIESGRMVFKEEKINLKEIIDNAIQMMEPMATKNGIRIERDLDNDSRVKADKDKLLRVFVNLLNNAIKFTANKGENIKIETEEAGDFVEISVIDSGIGIPEKEQDKIFEKFYQVDSTSRRKVGGSGLGLAIIKGIIEGQGGSIRVKSEPGLGSTFTFTLRKWEE
- a CDS encoding YIP1 family protein, which encodes MSEIINVLTNPDSFFKEKMTERIQFKMPALIVVLNALMGAISGYIMVKAILSSAAVGGGFAGAGAIFVAVGGFLGVLVLWPIYTAVFYGLSALFGGEGSFKRSLEFVGYGYIPVLLNSIFGLYAINQVSDSLRASSANPAQIAQMLSNDPIMQVATLVGIIFQLWSANIWIFGLKNARNLNLRGALISVGIPIGLLILYSLISYIGGIA
- a CDS encoding DUF3887 domain-containing protein, producing MKKIVMICVVLFLLTAGCLHDSEEQRTKEYADPIANQLIRGMQQDNYTLFSEKFTPTMKKALPEETFYEVNGMLMSTVGKPVSLEFLKSVEGERFVTIVYTVTFEDGSEGLFSIALKEENGETKVAGAWIDSPKLRQEQENVTL
- a CDS encoding response regulator → MPEKELDDKILSLLEKNPALSAVELADVLNVSEKAVQARLGEMGDSRQTILIIDDEPDAIIAAKRALQAEGYNVIEAYNGKTGLEAIEEKTPDLILLDVMMPDMDGFEVCKHLKEDELHNHIPIIMLTAKGEVDDRVEGIETGADDYITKPFNLRELKARIRMVLRRKQD
- a CDS encoding DUF169 domain-containing protein — translated: MKIEEINQMGKELKDLLKLKNPPVAVALVPETHEVPEGINKVEEKMRHCQMVDKVRKEESEFYALVDDQQCKGGAAVMGLQEMAPKLANGDVYYNLNRYKTINSARRTMQQVPRLKAGSTKAVLYGPLDKVSFIPDVVLVIDTPKKAMQLSQALLHRFGGRVNANFAGIQSLCADGVVQPYKDGHISASLGCGGSRKYANVAEDEMIIGIPVERLHDMIEAAHEMFG